The following coding sequences lie in one Methanothermobacter sp. MT-2 genomic window:
- a CDS encoding L-aspartate dehydrogenase has product MIVGIVGCGAIANIITSYVLEEDSNIQLRFFYDRDLEKAENLASIADGIAVLKVEDMLDKVDIIIEAASPQAVAEIIPKILKKGIDVLIMSVGALMDGVLRSRIEDLASKNNARVYIPSGAIVGLDGIKAASIGKITSVKLVTRKPPRSLGISTEEKQVLYKGNASEAVKKFPLNINVAATLSIACNMDAEVEIIVDPQVNRNVHEITVKGDFGEFKTIAENVRCSLNPKTSVLAAYSAIKLLKSLSENFKVGT; this is encoded by the coding sequence ATGATAGTGGGGATAGTGGGTTGCGGAGCCATAGCAAATATCATAACAAGTTACGTGCTTGAAGAAGATTCTAACATCCAACTTAGATTCTTTTATGATAGAGATCTTGAAAAGGCCGAGAATCTGGCATCTATAGCAGATGGGATTGCAGTTTTAAAAGTAGAAGACATGCTAGACAAGGTAGATATTATAATAGAAGCCGCATCCCCCCAAGCGGTGGCTGAGATCATCCCCAAAATCTTAAAAAAGGGGATAGACGTTCTCATAATGAGTGTGGGGGCTCTTATGGATGGAGTGCTCCGTTCAAGAATTGAGGATTTAGCCTCAAAGAATAACGCCAGGGTTTACATCCCCTCAGGTGCTATAGTGGGTTTGGATGGTATAAAAGCAGCTTCCATAGGTAAAATCACCTCTGTTAAACTCGTCACAAGGAAGCCTCCACGTTCACTAGGCATATCCACCGAGGAAAAACAAGTACTATACAAGGGCAATGCATCAGAGGCTGTTAAAAAGTTCCCCCTTAACATAAATGTAGCAGCCACCCTTAGCATAGCATGTAACATGGACGCTGAAGTCGAAATTATAGTTGATCCCCAGGTAAATAGGAACGTCCATGAGATCACAGTTAAAGGAGACTTCGGAGAATTCAAAACAATAGCAGAGAATGTTAGATGTTCACTCAACCCTAAGACAAGCGTACTAGCAGCTTATTCCGCTATTAAACTCCTCAAGAGTTTAAGCGAGAATTTCAAGGTCGGCACATGA
- a CDS encoding PRC-barrel domain-containing protein — MVELSKLYGLDIYTSGGKYVGRVQDVVLNIKKGRVSKLKAKAMSPEKRDLGLKDVLKTSIRIVPESDEIRPLKEEGMIDISYDRVKAVGDILIISPDIKTTEITKSYETPTR; from the coding sequence ATGGTGGAATTATCCAAGCTTTATGGTCTTGACATATACACTTCTGGGGGTAAATATGTCGGCAGAGTCCAAGATGTTGTCCTGAACATAAAAAAGGGTCGAGTGTCAAAACTTAAAGCCAAGGCAATGAGCCCCGAGAAAAGAGATCTTGGATTAAAGGACGTTTTAAAGACGAGTATACGCATAGTCCCAGAATCAGATGAAATCAGACCACTAAAAGAAGAAGGTATGATAGACATTTCATATGATCGTGTTAAAGCCGTTGGTGACATACTCATAATATCACCAGATATTAAGACAACTGAGATAACAAAATCTTATGAAACCCCAACAAGGTAG
- a CDS encoding deoxyribodipyrimidine photo-lyase, with the protein MIHEERIKNLNEFKSADSHCGDHILYWMQASVRTHWNHALEYAIETANKMQKPLIVVFGLTSDFPGANSRHYQFLIEGLLSVKNELENRGVRFSIQVDEPPSAVLKYSDDASLIITDRGYLEIQKKWYDELKASVNCPLIQIESNVIVPVETASNKEEYSAGTFRPKITRKLKYFMKPLQPRTLKVNSLDIDIESAEPNHEKLMKKLGLKDELTPSIFHGGTKEAIKLFNKFLSEKLQCFEKFRNDPAKNCLSNMSPYLHFGHISPLYLAYKASRVGNCPEFLEELIVRRELSMNFVHYNNNYSTIKSLPEWAYNTLMEHASDPREYEYTLKELENAETHDKYWNAAQKEMVITGKMHGYMRMYWGKKILEWTEHPEKAYDVAIHLNDKYEIDGRDPNGFAGVAWCFGKHDRAWGEREIFGKVRYMNDRGLERKFRIHEYVERINKMEHELSTH; encoded by the coding sequence ATGATACATGAAGAAAGAATTAAAAACTTGAATGAATTTAAATCCGCGGATAGTCACTGTGGAGATCACATCTTATACTGGATGCAAGCATCTGTGAGAACACACTGGAATCATGCCCTGGAATATGCTATTGAAACCGCTAACAAGATGCAAAAACCCCTCATAGTAGTTTTTGGACTTACATCAGATTTCCCAGGAGCAAATTCACGTCATTACCAATTTCTAATTGAAGGACTCCTTTCTGTTAAAAATGAACTAGAAAATAGGGGAGTGAGATTCTCGATACAAGTTGATGAACCCCCATCCGCAGTCTTAAAATACTCAGATGACGCTTCACTTATTATAACAGATAGGGGCTATCTCGAAATCCAAAAAAAGTGGTATGATGAACTCAAAGCATCTGTTAACTGTCCACTAATTCAAATAGAGAGCAATGTTATTGTACCTGTTGAAACAGCCTCCAACAAGGAGGAATATTCCGCTGGAACCTTCAGACCTAAAATAACCCGTAAACTCAAATATTTCATGAAACCGCTGCAGCCAAGAACCCTTAAAGTGAACTCACTTGACATTGACATTGAATCAGCAGAGCCTAATCATGAAAAACTCATGAAAAAACTGGGCTTAAAAGATGAACTGACACCATCCATATTCCACGGCGGCACAAAAGAAGCCATTAAACTTTTTAACAAGTTCTTATCAGAAAAACTCCAATGCTTCGAAAAATTCAGAAACGACCCTGCTAAAAACTGTCTATCAAATATGAGCCCCTACCTACACTTTGGACATATATCACCATTATACCTAGCATACAAGGCTTCAAGAGTGGGAAACTGTCCAGAATTTTTAGAAGAGCTCATTGTAAGAAGAGAGCTCAGCATGAACTTTGTCCACTACAATAATAACTACTCCACAATCAAGTCCCTGCCAGAATGGGCATACAATACACTGATGGAACATGCATCCGATCCAAGAGAATACGAATACACCCTAAAGGAACTTGAAAACGCTGAAACCCACGACAAATACTGGAATGCTGCCCAGAAAGAAATGGTAATCACAGGCAAAATGCACGGGTACATGAGAATGTACTGGGGTAAAAAAATCCTTGAATGGACCGAACACCCTGAAAAAGCCTATGATGTTGCAATCCACCTCAATGATAAATATGAAATTGATGGCCGGGACCCAAATGGGTTTGCGGGTGTTGCTTGGTGTTTTGGGAAACATGACCGGGCTTGGGGTGAAAGGGAGATATTTGGAAAAGTCAGGTACATGAACGACCGTGGACTTGAAAGAAAGTTCAGAATCCATGAATATGTGGAAAGAATTAATAAGATGGAACATGAACTTTCCACCCATTAG
- a CDS encoding radical SAM domain protein encodes MKDFRKCKLCEWRCGVNRLEGETGICHVGLPEIAYTSLAYILKSYSITFLGCSFKCLYCNAYRISQYPDTGWIYRGHIEPEKMAKEALDHLKSPLARNIGAYRLSFTGGEPTIHTPYIEEIVETIRKSEPSMEIGIATNGFSTMKTLKRLLRIADFINFEIKAFNDETHRNLTGAPSEPVLRNATYLAEKTPEKIRVFRTVVIPGITDREVPIIAEFLSEINEEIPYRLVGFRPNFVLYYHRGPSKTLMENLVKKCKKKGLKNVDYSGYYPLKTKDPIFYLRKLGCPTPRNCGECKFKDECRITLMEPWLFR; translated from the coding sequence ATGAAAGATTTTAGGAAATGCAAACTTTGCGAGTGGCGATGTGGAGTAAACCGACTTGAAGGAGAAACCGGCATTTGCCATGTAGGATTGCCAGAAATAGCATATACAAGTCTAGCTTACATCCTGAAAAGTTATTCAATAACATTCCTAGGATGCTCATTCAAATGCTTATATTGTAATGCCTATCGGATTTCACAATACCCAGACACAGGATGGATCTACAGAGGCCACATAGAACCTGAAAAAATGGCCAAGGAGGCATTAGACCATCTTAAAAGTCCCCTAGCAAGAAATATAGGCGCTTATAGGCTCAGTTTCACTGGTGGGGAGCCCACAATACACACACCATACATTGAAGAAATAGTAGAGACAATAAGAAAATCAGAGCCTTCCATGGAAATAGGCATCGCTACAAACGGTTTTTCAACAATGAAAACTCTTAAAAGACTTCTACGGATCGCAGATTTCATAAACTTTGAAATAAAAGCATTTAACGACGAAACTCATAGAAATCTTACGGGAGCACCATCTGAACCAGTGCTAAGGAATGCCACATACCTTGCTGAAAAAACCCCAGAAAAGATCAGGGTTTTCCGAACAGTTGTAATACCAGGCATAACCGACAGAGAAGTTCCCATTATAGCGGAATTTTTATCAGAAATAAACGAAGAAATACCCTATAGACTCGTCGGCTTCAGACCCAACTTCGTCTTATATTATCATAGAGGACCATCTAAAACTCTAATGGAAAACCTTGTAAAAAAATGTAAAAAGAAAGGCCTTAAAAATGTTGACTATTCAGGATATTATCCGCTAAAAACAAAAGATCCAATATTTTATCTCAGAAAACTTGGATGTCCAACACCCCGTAACTGTGGAGAATGCAAATTCAAGGATGAATGCAGAATCACATTAATGGAACCATGGCTCTTCAGATAA
- a CDS encoding aldehyde dehydrogenase: protein MKMLINGRLVGDEKIEIHNPYNNEVIDKVPAASKEDTREAISAAKTAKDEMTLLTALKISDALYDASQELKKRLDEFSRLITLDSGKPIKAALDEVKRSIETLKLSAEESKRIYGESIPMDAGIGGKNFIGFTIKIPLGVIAAITPFNFPINLAIHKIGPALASKNTVILKPSLKAPLSPLKLGELLNEYFPPGAINVLTGKASIIGEEILKSEDIDKITFTGGFKTGKMIAEKSGMKKLTLELGGNDPIIVLKDANIEKAVEGALKGSYLYSGQVCIAVKRIIVDEKIADEFVQRLVKETSKLKIGDPLNPKTDIGPLISEKAALEIEEVVLEAINDGAELLYGGRRNGNFFEPTVLDNVKPSMRLVQEETFGPVSPIIRVKDAEEALKVANDTCYALQAGVFTENIHEALRFVSKLRAGTVLINKQPTYRVDHMPFGGFGCSGMGKEGVRYAIEDMTRTKLIIFNKN, encoded by the coding sequence ATGAAGATGCTGATTAATGGTAGATTAGTAGGTGATGAAAAAATCGAAATCCATAATCCCTACAATAACGAGGTTATAGACAAAGTACCTGCAGCTTCAAAAGAGGATACAAGAGAAGCTATTTCAGCCGCAAAAACTGCTAAGGATGAAATGACCCTATTAACCGCGCTTAAAATCTCAGATGCACTCTATGACGCGAGTCAAGAGCTTAAAAAAAGGTTGGATGAATTTTCACGTCTTATAACCTTGGATTCTGGGAAACCCATAAAAGCGGCTCTAGACGAAGTCAAAAGATCCATAGAAACACTCAAATTATCCGCGGAGGAATCCAAGAGAATCTACGGAGAATCCATCCCAATGGACGCTGGTATAGGAGGTAAAAACTTCATAGGATTCACAATAAAAATTCCACTAGGAGTCATAGCCGCAATCACACCATTCAATTTCCCAATTAACCTTGCAATCCACAAAATAGGCCCCGCACTCGCATCAAAAAACACCGTAATATTAAAACCATCACTCAAAGCACCATTATCACCCCTAAAACTAGGAGAACTATTAAATGAATACTTTCCACCAGGCGCAATAAATGTCCTAACAGGTAAAGCATCAATTATAGGTGAAGAAATTTTAAAAAGTGAAGATATTGACAAGATAACATTTACCGGAGGCTTCAAAACAGGTAAAATGATAGCAGAAAAAAGTGGGATGAAAAAACTCACCCTAGAATTAGGCGGGAACGATCCCATAATAGTACTAAAAGACGCCAACATAGAAAAGGCTGTTGAAGGCGCCCTGAAAGGCTCATATCTTTACTCAGGCCAAGTATGTATAGCAGTGAAAAGGATAATCGTCGATGAAAAAATAGCCGACGAATTCGTGCAAAGATTGGTTAAAGAAACTTCAAAATTGAAAATAGGAGATCCTCTCAACCCAAAAACGGATATAGGCCCGCTTATAAGCGAAAAAGCCGCTCTAGAAATTGAGGAGGTTGTCCTCGAGGCCATTAATGATGGTGCTGAACTATTATATGGTGGTAGAAGAAACGGTAACTTCTTTGAACCCACAGTATTAGATAATGTTAAACCTTCAATGAGACTGGTCCAAGAGGAAACATTCGGCCCAGTATCTCCAATAATAAGAGTTAAGGATGCTGAAGAAGCCCTGAAGGTGGCCAATGACACCTGTTACGCCCTTCAAGCCGGAGTATTCACAGAGAATATACATGAAGCATTGAGATTCGTCTCGAAATTGAGGGCGGGAACAGTGCTTATAAACAAACAACCAACTTACAGAGTCGATCACATGCCATTCGGAGGATTCGGATGTAGTGGAATGGGTAAAGAGGGCGTTAGATATGCTATTGAGGATATGACAAGGACAAAACTCATTATATTTAATAAAAATTGA
- a CDS encoding aminopeptidase P: MDRMELAMEKLGEDGCDMAVISKDENIFYLTGFKPSSRAFLILADEPILIVNSMDLAEAENRSSLEVFRFKKLEDVKEKIGSLSPREVIFEPSTPIGIFEKLKGSFNFIIKDIISDLRIIKEKVEINNIKKALKIAEKSFMEISIEGTEAKIAAELEYHMKINGSKKSAFDTIVASGPRSSNPHAEISFNKVQTPTIIDWGATCEGYSSDTTRTIITQEHEEEILDILLDAQREGVKTAKPGVKASYIDKTVRNIITEYGYGDNFIHSTGHGIGLEVHEPPSISASENIKLEKNMIITIEPGIYIKGEYGIRTENMILIRKNPKILNTLPSKI, encoded by the coding sequence ATGGATAGAATGGAACTTGCAATGGAAAAATTAGGGGAAGATGGCTGTGACATGGCGGTAATATCTAAGGATGAAAACATTTTTTATTTAACTGGTTTCAAACCTTCTTCCCGCGCATTTTTGATTTTAGCTGATGAACCCATCCTAATAGTGAATAGTATGGATTTAGCTGAAGCAGAGAACAGATCATCACTTGAAGTTTTTAGATTTAAAAAATTAGAGGATGTGAAAGAGAAAATTGGAAGTCTATCCCCAAGGGAGGTTATCTTTGAACCTTCAACCCCCATCGGCATATTTGAAAAGTTAAAAGGTTCATTCAATTTTATCATCAAGGATATTATAAGCGATCTTAGGATTATCAAAGAAAAGGTTGAAATAAACAATATAAAAAAGGCCTTGAAGATAGCTGAGAAATCCTTCATGGAAATAAGTATTGAAGGTACTGAGGCCAAAATAGCAGCCGAACTTGAATATCATATGAAGATTAATGGTTCAAAAAAGTCTGCATTCGATACTATAGTAGCCTCTGGTCCAAGATCAAGCAATCCACATGCAGAGATTTCATTCAATAAAGTGCAAACTCCTACAATCATTGACTGGGGGGCTACATGTGAAGGTTATTCCTCAGACACCACAAGAACAATAATCACCCAGGAACATGAAGAAGAGATACTTGATATTTTATTAGATGCTCAAAGAGAGGGTGTGAAAACAGCAAAACCTGGTGTTAAAGCCTCATATATAGACAAGACTGTGAGGAATATCATAACAGAGTATGGATATGGAGACAATTTTATACATTCAACAGGCCATGGTATAGGCTTAGAAGTTCATGAACCGCCATCAATTTCCGCGAGTGAAAACATTAAACTTGAAAAGAACATGATCATAACAATAGAACCTGGAATTTACATTAAAGGAGAATATGGTATTAGAACAGAGAACATGATCCTCATCAGAAAAAATCCTAAAATATTAAATACACTCCCATCCAAAATATAA